The following are encoded together in the Sphaerodactylus townsendi isolate TG3544 linkage group LG12, MPM_Stown_v2.3, whole genome shotgun sequence genome:
- the LOC125441530 gene encoding uncharacterized protein LOC125441530 — protein MPVVKKNFCQGIPASNTITPLKDNRTFIIAPYFDNRKNNMTRVIAIVHHKEVKELYCWFCHPSKGEIYISKAEIHVLSDRFDFPYGATDLRCLEPEAWEPHYMLIHWSPSGDPDHLPLFEIRNRDHEGSLVDFTVCISTMFGGYNNVLQFVQSMEMYKILGVDKVVIYKNSCSPLMEKVLDFYIAEGIVEIIPWPIDSYLNVSPQWHHAMDPKDIGYYGQIPALNDCVYRNMYRSKYLLLNDVDEIILPIKYPDWKTMMHNLQGQHPTAAVFFFESHLFPEHVFTLHDPFNISSWRKIPGTNILQHVFREPDSDPVQNPRKMIIDPRKVVQQSVHKALQAYGGDVNVPMNVGFMLHHRATKQPKLPRESLIMDTSLWKYNMSLVENVNKALHRIGL, from the coding sequence ATGCCAGTAGTGAAGAAAAACTTCTGCCAAGGGATTCCCGCCAGTAATACCATCACACCCTTAAAAGATAACCGAACCTTCATCATTGCTCCATACTTTGACAACAGAAAGAACAACATGACAAGAGTGATTGCAATAGTCCACCACAAAGAGGTCAAGGAACTCTACTGCTGGTTCTGCCACCCATCCAAGGGTGAAATATACATCTCCAAGGCTGAAATACATGTCCTTTCTGATAGATTTGACTTTCCTTATGGTGCCACTGACTTGCGTTGCCTAGAACCAGAAGCTTGGGAGCCACATTATATGTTAATACATTGGTCTCCTTCTGGTGATCCTGATCACCTACCACTTTTTGAAATAAGAAATCGTGATCATGAAGGTTCCCTTGTGGATTTCACAGTCTGCATTTCCACCATGTTTGGAGGATACAACAATGTCCTGCAGTTTGTGCAGAGCATGGAGATGTATAAAATTCTTGGGGTGGACAAAGTGGTGATCTACAAGAACAGCTGCAGTCCACTGATGGAAAAAGTACTGGACTTTTACATTGCAGAAGGGATTGTTGAGATAATCCCCTGGCCCATTGATTCCTACCTCAATGTTTCTCCTCAGTGGCATCATGCAATGGATCCCAAGGACATTGGCTACTATGGCCAAATCCCAGCCTTAAATGACTGCGTCTACCGCAACATGTACAGGAGCAAATATCTGCTGCTAAATGACGTGGATGAAATTATTCTGCCCATTAAATATCCAGACTGGAAAACTATGATGCACAACCTTCAGGGCCAACATCCAACAGCTGCTGTCTTCTTCTTTGAGAGCCATCTTTTCCCTGAACATGTCTTCACCCTCCATGATCCATTCAACATTTCCTCTTGGAGAAAGATACCTGGTACCAACATACTGCAACATGTTTTTCGGGAACCTGATAGCGACCCAGTCCAGAACCCTCGTAAAATGATCATTGATCCACGGAAAGTGGTCCAGCAATCTGTCCATAAAGCTCTCCAGGCATATGGAGGCGATGTTAATGTTCCAATGAATGTTGGCTTCATGCTTCATCACCGGGCTACTAAGCAACCAAAGCTTCCAAGAGAATCCCTCATTATGGACACAAGTCTCTGGAAATATAATATGTCTTTGGTTGAGAATGTTAATAAAGCTCTCCATCGAATAGGACTGTAA
- the LOC125441531 gene encoding beta-1,4-galactosyltransferase galt-1-like, with the protein MVHFRKRLYLVITVSLAITTIMFFCHKKIHLSITPAVKKNLCRGIPARNTITPLKDKRTFIIAPYFDNRQNNMTRVIAIVHHKEVKELYCWFCHPSSGEIYISKAEINVHSDRFDFPYGATDLRCLEPGAWEPHYVSIHWSLSGDPDQLPLFEIRNRDREGPLVNFTVCISTMFGGYNNVLQFVQSMEMYKILGVDRVMIYKNSCSPLMEKVLDFYIAEGIVEIIPWPIDSYLSVASRWHHSVDPKDIGYYGQITALNDCIYRNMYRSRYLLMNDIDEIILPVKYRDWNTMMQNLQMQHPKAAAFSFENHIFPKNVFSLNDPFNISSWRTVPGVNILQHILREPDRKNIINPFKMIVDPRKVVQTSVHSVLQTFGDSVHVSMDVALVYHCRIPLQPQLPRKSLINDTTLWSYNVTLVRNVSKVLRQIGL; encoded by the coding sequence ATGGTTCACTTCAGGAAAAGATTATACCTGGTGATCACCGTTTCCCTGGCCATCACTACAATAATGTTCTTCTGCCACAAGAAAATACATCTTTCTATCACGCCAGCGGTGAAGAAAAACCTCTGCCGAGGGATTCCTGCCCGTAATACCATCACACCCTTAAAAGATAAACGAACCTTCATTATTGCTCCATACTTTGACAACCGACAGAACAACATGACAAGAGTGATTGCAATAGTCCACCACAAAGAGGTCAAGGAACTCTACTGCTGGTTCTGCCACCCATCCAGTGGTGAAATATACATCTCCAAGGCTGAAATAAATGTCCACTCTGATAGATTTGACTTTCCCTATGGTGCCACTGACTTGCGTTGCCTAGAACCAGGAGCTTGGGAGCCACATTATGTGTCAATACATTGGTCTCTTTCTGGTGATCCTGACCAGCTACCACTTTTTGAAATAAGAAACCGTGATCGTGAAGGTCCACTTGTGAATTTCACAGTCTGCATTTCCACCATGTTTGGAGGATACAACAATGTCCTGCAGTTTGTGCAGAGCATGGAGATGTATAAAATCCTTGGGGTGGACAGAGTGATGATCTACAAGAACAGCTGCAGTCCACTGATGGAAAAAGTACTGGACTTTTACATTGCAGAAGGGATTGTTGAGATAATCCCCTGGCCCATTGATTCCTACCTCAGTGTTGCTTCTCGCTGGCATCATTCAGTGGATCCCAAAGACATTGGCTACTATGGCCAAATCACAGCCTTAAATGACTGTATTTATCGCAATATGTATAGAAGCAGATATTTGCTGATGAATGACATTGATGAAATTATTCTACCAGTGAAGTATCGAGATTGGAACACCATGATGCAGAATCTTCAGATGCAGCATCCAAAAGCTGCTGCTTTCAGCTTTGAGAACcatattttccccaaaaatgtATTCAGTCTTAATGACCCATTCAACATTTCCTCTTGGAGGACGGTACCTGGAGTTAACATTCTGCAGCACATCCTCCGCGAACCTGACAGGAAGAACATAATCAATCCTTTCAAAATGATTGTTGATCCAAGGAAAGTGGTCCAGACATCTGTCCACTCGGTTCTGCAGACGTTTGGGGACAGTGTTCATGTTTCAATGGACGTTGCCCTTGTCTATCATTGTCGTATTCCCCTACAACCACAGCTGCCTAGAAAATCCCTAATTAACGATACAACACTCTGGAGCTACAATGTCACACTAGTTAGGAACGTCAGCAAAGTTCTACGACAGATAGGTCTATAA